The following proteins are co-located in the Betta splendens chromosome 9, fBetSpl5.4, whole genome shotgun sequence genome:
- the fancg gene encoding Fanconi anemia group G protein isoform X1 codes for MYHHISLLDRWIQENNEFVNKWQQQQREGDSSNPGLNQTSLRWCSSKFTKLLIKIQGISPLPEHAQLELSVVYNSCVCATAQSQFTEAELLLRRSTERVLQMTDDEPPSLDPLVFWRTVLKSVKSKTFSSCILHLLCLQWAIWLASCQLKMIEAFQEDLRSLYETLCGGHGDGRKIEHKGKASDNILLLADPRQLVQLLQVCTLIAKGAEMLSEGQSSEALSCLQTASSLSAPRTLIAYTHHLSGCCLAHMSRPQMALQCYRKALETDARCVCALYQSMLIYRQLENTQAEIQALHLLYSTLMLPPVTELALPSAFLLSPSLLLGSQSLNSLLSVPTALSVLHNLAQKCVLHGRLSEGVEHYLDLLAILHSEEQQGCVATSQVPADVPHLPKVPELYLEAAAALLMSRRPADCMVLCEEVISTTQDVLPEKWVLEIEEQNESVTRDVNDRMAVLLWTGTASLLQGHCYTHLKDWKQAVIHYTRCINLLVRVCLKREGFQSQMTSSDAVVKKGTRLCILQKLKGLSLAGRGISFTQTDQLKEALRDLQLSLQASPEGVGAGLWLGEVLWRLGRTQEAAACWEKAWSVNKQSSAEGLPLYLQEPQSGPLLDSVELQHRIQELTPT; via the exons ATGTATCATCACATTTCTTTATTAGACAGATGGATTCAGGAAAACAACGAGTTTGTAAACAAATGGCAG CAGcaacaaagagaaggagactCCTCAAACCCAGGCCTAAACCAGACCAGTCTGAGGTGGTGTTCTTCTAAGTTCACCAAGCTCTTAATAAAGATTCAAG gcATTTCCCCTCTTCCAGAGCATGCTCAGTTGGAGCTGTCAGTCGTGTACAATAGCTGTGTCTGTGCTACTGCTCAGTCTCAGTTCACAGAAGCTGAGCTGCTCCTCAGGCGATCCACAGAGAGAG ttctacagatgacagatgatgaaCCTCCTTCTTTAGATCCTCTTGTGTTTTGGAGAACAGTTCTCAAATCAGTGAAAAGCAAGACTTTCAGTTCCTGCATACTGCACTTACTTTGCCTGCAGTGGGCAATATGGCTGGCCTCCTGCCAGCTCAAAATGATTGAGGCATTTCAG GAGGATTTGCGCTCTCTGTATGAGACACTGTGTGGTGGACATGGAGATGGCAGGAAAATCGAGCACAAGGGAAAGGCCTCTGACAATATACTGTTGTTGGCAGATCCTAGACAGCTTGTCCAACTGTTGCAGGTGTGCACTTTAATTGCCAAAG GTGCAGAAATGCTGAGTGAGGGTCAGAGTTCAGAGGCCTTATCATGTCTGCAGACAGCTTCGTCCCTGTCAGCTCCTAGAACTTTAATAGCATACACTCACCACCTCTCAGGCTGCTGTCTAGCCCATATG AGCCGCCCTCAGATGGCATTGCAGTGTTACAGAAAGGCACTAGAGACTGACGCtcgatgtgtgtgtgctctgtatCAGAGCATGCTCATTTACAgacagctggaaaacacacaggctgAGATACAGGCTCTTCACCTGCTCTACTCT ACTCTGATGTTGCCCCCTGTCACAGAGCTTGCTCTGCCCAGtgcctttctcctctctccatcattACTGCTCGGCAGCCAGTCACTGAACAGCCTGCTTTCCGTTCCTACTGCCCTCTCTGTCCTTCACAATCTGGCCCAGAAATGTGTACTCCACGGGAG GCTGTCAGAAGGAGTGGAACATTACCTAGACCTGCTTGCTATTCTTCACTCAGAAGAACAACAGGGA TGTGTTGCTACGTCTCAGGTGCCAGCTGATGTCCCTCACCTTCCCAAGGTGCCTGAGCTGTACCTTGAGGCTGCCGCTGCCTTGCTCATGTCCCGGCGTCCTGCAGATTGCATGGTGCTGTGTGAGGAAGTCATTAGCACCACACAAGATGTTCTGCCGGAGAAGTGGGTGCTGGAAATAGAGGAGCAGAATGAGTCTGTGACCAGGGATGTGAATGACAGGATGGCAGTGCTGCTCTGGACTGGCACTGCCTCTCTCCTACAGGGTCATTGCTACACTCACCTGAAAGACTGGAAGCAGGCTGTGATCCACTACACAAG GTGTATTAACCTGCTGGTGAGGGTGTGCCTGAAAAGAGAAG GCTTCCAGTCACAGATGACCAGTAGTGATGCGGTTGTTAAGAAGGGAACGCGTCTGTGTATTCTCCAGAAACTGAAGGGGCTTTCATTAGCTGGCAGAGGTATTAGCTTCACCCAGACAGACCAACTTAAAGAGGCACTGAGGgacctccagctcagcctgcaggcTTCCCCAG AGGGTGTAGGTGCAGGTCTGTGGCTCGGTGAAGTGTTGTGGAGGCTTGGAAGGACACAGGAGGCGGCAGCTTGTTGGGAAAAGGCCTGGAGCGTCAACAAACAATCATCAGCAGA GGGTCTTCCTTTGTACCTACAGGAACCTCAGTCTGGCCCTTTATTGGactcagtggagctgcagcacagaataCAAGAACTTACTCCTACCTAA
- the fancg gene encoding Fanconi anemia group G protein isoform X2 gives MYHHISLLDRWIQENNEFVNKWQQQREGDSSNPGLNQTSLRWCSSKFTKLLIKIQGISPLPEHAQLELSVVYNSCVCATAQSQFTEAELLLRRSTERVLQMTDDEPPSLDPLVFWRTVLKSVKSKTFSSCILHLLCLQWAIWLASCQLKMIEAFQEDLRSLYETLCGGHGDGRKIEHKGKASDNILLLADPRQLVQLLQVCTLIAKGAEMLSEGQSSEALSCLQTASSLSAPRTLIAYTHHLSGCCLAHMSRPQMALQCYRKALETDARCVCALYQSMLIYRQLENTQAEIQALHLLYSTLMLPPVTELALPSAFLLSPSLLLGSQSLNSLLSVPTALSVLHNLAQKCVLHGRLSEGVEHYLDLLAILHSEEQQGCVATSQVPADVPHLPKVPELYLEAAAALLMSRRPADCMVLCEEVISTTQDVLPEKWVLEIEEQNESVTRDVNDRMAVLLWTGTASLLQGHCYTHLKDWKQAVIHYTRCINLLVRVCLKREGFQSQMTSSDAVVKKGTRLCILQKLKGLSLAGRGISFTQTDQLKEALRDLQLSLQASPEGVGAGLWLGEVLWRLGRTQEAAACWEKAWSVNKQSSAEGLPLYLQEPQSGPLLDSVELQHRIQELTPT, from the exons ATGTATCATCACATTTCTTTATTAGACAGATGGATTCAGGAAAACAACGAGTTTGTAAACAAATGGCAG caacaaagagaaggagactCCTCAAACCCAGGCCTAAACCAGACCAGTCTGAGGTGGTGTTCTTCTAAGTTCACCAAGCTCTTAATAAAGATTCAAG gcATTTCCCCTCTTCCAGAGCATGCTCAGTTGGAGCTGTCAGTCGTGTACAATAGCTGTGTCTGTGCTACTGCTCAGTCTCAGTTCACAGAAGCTGAGCTGCTCCTCAGGCGATCCACAGAGAGAG ttctacagatgacagatgatgaaCCTCCTTCTTTAGATCCTCTTGTGTTTTGGAGAACAGTTCTCAAATCAGTGAAAAGCAAGACTTTCAGTTCCTGCATACTGCACTTACTTTGCCTGCAGTGGGCAATATGGCTGGCCTCCTGCCAGCTCAAAATGATTGAGGCATTTCAG GAGGATTTGCGCTCTCTGTATGAGACACTGTGTGGTGGACATGGAGATGGCAGGAAAATCGAGCACAAGGGAAAGGCCTCTGACAATATACTGTTGTTGGCAGATCCTAGACAGCTTGTCCAACTGTTGCAGGTGTGCACTTTAATTGCCAAAG GTGCAGAAATGCTGAGTGAGGGTCAGAGTTCAGAGGCCTTATCATGTCTGCAGACAGCTTCGTCCCTGTCAGCTCCTAGAACTTTAATAGCATACACTCACCACCTCTCAGGCTGCTGTCTAGCCCATATG AGCCGCCCTCAGATGGCATTGCAGTGTTACAGAAAGGCACTAGAGACTGACGCtcgatgtgtgtgtgctctgtatCAGAGCATGCTCATTTACAgacagctggaaaacacacaggctgAGATACAGGCTCTTCACCTGCTCTACTCT ACTCTGATGTTGCCCCCTGTCACAGAGCTTGCTCTGCCCAGtgcctttctcctctctccatcattACTGCTCGGCAGCCAGTCACTGAACAGCCTGCTTTCCGTTCCTACTGCCCTCTCTGTCCTTCACAATCTGGCCCAGAAATGTGTACTCCACGGGAG GCTGTCAGAAGGAGTGGAACATTACCTAGACCTGCTTGCTATTCTTCACTCAGAAGAACAACAGGGA TGTGTTGCTACGTCTCAGGTGCCAGCTGATGTCCCTCACCTTCCCAAGGTGCCTGAGCTGTACCTTGAGGCTGCCGCTGCCTTGCTCATGTCCCGGCGTCCTGCAGATTGCATGGTGCTGTGTGAGGAAGTCATTAGCACCACACAAGATGTTCTGCCGGAGAAGTGGGTGCTGGAAATAGAGGAGCAGAATGAGTCTGTGACCAGGGATGTGAATGACAGGATGGCAGTGCTGCTCTGGACTGGCACTGCCTCTCTCCTACAGGGTCATTGCTACACTCACCTGAAAGACTGGAAGCAGGCTGTGATCCACTACACAAG GTGTATTAACCTGCTGGTGAGGGTGTGCCTGAAAAGAGAAG GCTTCCAGTCACAGATGACCAGTAGTGATGCGGTTGTTAAGAAGGGAACGCGTCTGTGTATTCTCCAGAAACTGAAGGGGCTTTCATTAGCTGGCAGAGGTATTAGCTTCACCCAGACAGACCAACTTAAAGAGGCACTGAGGgacctccagctcagcctgcaggcTTCCCCAG AGGGTGTAGGTGCAGGTCTGTGGCTCGGTGAAGTGTTGTGGAGGCTTGGAAGGACACAGGAGGCGGCAGCTTGTTGGGAAAAGGCCTGGAGCGTCAACAAACAATCATCAGCAGA GGGTCTTCCTTTGTACCTACAGGAACCTCAGTCTGGCCCTTTATTGGactcagtggagctgcagcacagaataCAAGAACTTACTCCTACCTAA
- the dnajb5 gene encoding dnaJ homolog subfamily B member 5, which yields MGKDYYKTLGIPKGSNEEEIKKAYRRMALRFHPDKNTDANAEEKFKEIAEAYDVLSDPKKRAVYDQLGEEGLKTGGSSSSGAPGSSTYHYTFHGDPHATFASFFGGSNPFDVFFGSNRGHGRSNGFSFHNDHANDADQDMDVDEDDPFAHFGRQFGFPAEGRRRRGAPSERLGTGRKQQDPPVVHELKVSLEEIFHGCTKRMKITRRRLNPDGRSMRTEDKILNIVIKKGWKEGTKITFPKEGDETPENIPADIAFVLKDKGHAHFKRDGSNVIYNCKISLKEALCGCTVSIPTLENRVISLPCHDIIKPGTVKRLRGEGLPFPKNPSQRGDLIVEFSVRFPDRIPPQSREIIRQHLPQS from the exons ATGGGGAAGGACTACTACAAAACCCTGGGCATCCCCAAGGGCTCCAACGAGGAGGAGATCAAGAAGGCGTACCGGCGCATGGCGCTGCGCTTCCACCCGGACAAGAACACGGACGCCAACGCCGAGGAGAAGTTCAAGGAGATCGCCGAGGCCTACGACGTCCTCAGTGACCCCAAGAAGAGGGCCGTGTACGATCAGCTGGGAGAggaag GCCTGAAGACgggcggcagcagctcctcgggCGCCCCCGGCAGCTCCACCTACCACTACACCTTCCACGGAGACCCCCACGCCACCTTCGCCTCCTTCTTCGGCGGCTCCAACCCCTTCGACGTGTTCTTCGGCTCCAACCGCGGCCACGGCCGCTCCAACGGCTTCTCCTTCCACAACGACCACGCCAACGATGCGGACCAGGACATGGACGTGGACGAGGACGACCCCTTCGCCCACTTCGGGCGGCAGTTCGGCTTCCCGGCGGAGGGccgcaggaggaggggggcgccGTCGGAGAGGCTGGGGACCGGGCGCAAGCAGCAGGACCCGCCGGTGGTCCACGAGCTGAAGGTCTCGCTGGAGGAGATCTTCCACGGCTGCACCAAGCGCATGAAGATCACGCGGCGCCGGCTCAACCCGGACGGCCGCAGCATGAGGACGGAGGACAAGATCCTCAACATCGTCATCAAGAAGGGCTGGAAGGAGGGGACCAAGATCACCTTTCCAAAGGAGGGGGACGAGACCCCGGAGAACATTCCTGCCGACATTGCCTTCGTGCTGAAGGACAAAGGCCACGCCCACTTCAAGAGGGACGGCTCCAACGTCATCTACAACTGCAAGATCAGCCTGAAAGAG gCGCTGTGTGGCTGCACTGTTAGCATTCCCACGCTGGAAAACCGCGTCATCTCTCTTCCCTGTCATGACATCATCAAGCCGGGAACCGTGAAGCGGCTCAGGGGGGAAGGTCTTCCGTTCCCCAAGAACCCGTCGCAGCGCGGCGACCTCATCGTGGAGTTCTCGGTCCGCTTTCCCGACAGGATCCCGCCTCAGTCCAGGGAGATCATCAGACAGCACCTCCCGCAGTCGTAG
- the vcp gene encoding transitional endoplasmic reticulum ATPase: protein MASGGESKNDDLATAILKQKNRPNRLIVDESINEDNSVVSLSQTKMDELQLFRGDTVLMKGKKRRETVCIVLSDDTCSDEKVRMNRVVRNNLRVRLGDVISIQPCPDVKYGKRIHVLPIDDTVEGITGNLFEVYLKPYFLEAYRPIRKGDIFLVRGGMRAVEFKVVETDPSPYCIVAPDTVIHCEGEPIRREDEEESLNEVGYDDIGGVRKQLAQIKEMVELPLRHPALFKAIGVKPPRGILLYGPPGTGKTLIARAVANETGAFFFLINGPEIMSKLAGESESNLRKAFEEAEKNAPAIIFIDELDAIAPKREKTHGEVERRIVSQLLTLMDGLKQRAHVIVMAATNRPNSIDPALRRFGRFDREVDIGIPDATGRLEILQIHTKNMKLADDVDLEQVANETHGHVGADLAALCSEAALQAIRKKMDLIDLEDETIDAEVMNSLAVTMDDFKWALSQSNPSALRETVVEVPNITWDDIGGLEDVKRELQELVQYPVEHPDKFLKFGMTPSKGVLFYGPPGCGKTLLAKAIANECQANFISIKGPELLTMWFGESEANVREIFDKARQAAPCVLFFDELDSIAKARGGNVGDGGGAADRVINQILTEMDGMSSKKNVFIIGATNRPDIIDPAILRPGRLDQLIYIPLPDEKSRISILKANLRKSPISKDVDLDFLAKMTNGFSGADLTEICQRACKLAIRESIENEIRRERERQTNPSAMEVEEDDPVPEIRKDHFEEAMRFARRSVSDNDIRKYEMFAQTLQQSRGFGSFRFPSSATGGSGTSHGSGGTGTGPVFNTEDNDDDLYG from the exons ATGGCCTCGGGAGGAGA ATCAAAAAATGATGATCTGGCCACTGCAATTCTGAAACAGAAGAACAGACCAAACAGACTCATTGTTGATGAATCTATCAATGAAGACAACAGCGTGGTCTCGCTTTCTCAG ACTAAGatggatgagctgcagctcttCCGTGGGGACACAGTGCTCATGAAGGGAAAGAAGAGGCGGGAGACTGTCTGCATTGTGTTGTCTGACGACACTTGCTCAGATGAGAAGGTCCGCATGAACAGGGTGGTCCGTAACAATCTGAGGGTCCGCCTGGGTGATGTTATCAG CATTCAGCCATGTCCTGATGTCAAGTATGGAAAAAGGATCCATGTTCTCCCAATTGATGACACAGTCGAAGGAATTACTGGCAACCTGTTTGAGGTCTACCTGAAGCCATACTTCTTGGAGGCTTACAGGCCGATCCGCAAAG GGGACATTTTTTTGGTCAGAGGAGGCATGCGTGCTGTGGAATTCAAGGTGGTAGAGACTGATCCCTCCCCTTACTGCATTGTTGCTCCTGATACGGTCATTCACTGTGAGGGAGAGCCAATAAGGAGAGAG GATGAGGAAGAGTCCCTGAATGAGGTGGGCTATGATGACATTGGTGGTGTGAGGAAGCAGCTAGCCCAGATCAAGGAGATGGTGGAGCTGCCTCTTAGACACCCTGCACTGTTCAAGGCCATTGGAGTCAAG CCCCCTCGTGGAATCCTACTATACGGACCCCCTGGAACTGGAAAGACTTTGATTGCCAGAGCTGTGGCCAATGAAACTGGAgctttcttcttcctcattAATG GCCCTGAGATCATGAGTAAGCTTGCAGGAGAGAGTGAAAGTAACCTGAGAAAGGCTTTTGAGGAGGCAGAAAAGAATGCTCCTGCCATCATCTTTATCGATGAGCTTGACGCAATTGCTCCCAAGAGGGAAAAG ACTCATGGAGAGGTGGAAAGGCGCATTGTTTCTCAGCTGCTAACTCTTATGGATGGCCTGAAACAGAGAGCTCATGTCATTGTCATGGCTGCCACCAACAGACCCAACAGCATTGACCCAGCTCTCAGAAGATTTG GGCGTTTCGATAGGGAAGTGGATATTGGCATTCCTGATGCCACTGGCAGGTTGGAGATCCTCCAGATTCACACTAAAAACATGAAGCTGGCTGATGATGTTGACTTGGAACAG GTAGCCAATGAAACCCATGGACATGTTGGTGCAGATCTTGCTGCCCTCTGTTCTGAGGCTGCCCTGCAGGCCATCAGAAAGAAGATGGACCTTATTGACCTTGAGGATGAGACCATCGATGCTGAAGTCATGAACTCTCTCGCTGTCACCATGGATGACTTCAAG TGGGCCCTGAGCCAAAGCAATCCTTCAGCACTGAGGGAGACAGTTGTTGAGGTTCCTAACATAACCTGGGATGATATTGGAGGTCTTGAAGATGTCAAGAGGGAGCTACAGGAGCTGGTGCAG TACCCAGTGGAGCACCCAGACAAGTTCCTCAAGTTTGGGATGACTCCATCAAAGGGTGTGCTGTTTTATGGTCCCCCTGGTTGTGGTAAGACTCTGTTGGCCAAAGCCATCGCCAATGAGTGCCAGGCAAATTTCATCTCCATCAAAGGACCTGAGCTGCTGACTATGTGGTTTGGAGAGTCTGAGGCCAATGTTCGGGAGATCTTTGACAAG GCTCGTCAAGCTGCCCCATGTGTTCTCTTCTTTGATGAGCTGGACTCCATTGCCAAGGCCCGTGGTGGTAATGTCGGGGACGgcggcggagcagctgatcgtgTCATCAACcagatcctgactgaaatggaTGGAATGTCCAGCAAGAAGAACGTGTTCATCATTGGAGCCACAAACAGACCAGACATCATTGACCCTGCCATCCTCAGACCTGGTCGTCTGGATCAGCTCATCTACATCCCTCTGCCAGATGAGAAGAGCAGGATCAGCATCCTGAAGGCCAACCTCCGCAAGAGTCCCATCAGCAAG GATGTGGACTTGGATTTCCTAGCAAAGATGACCAATGGCTTCTCTGGAGCTGATCTTACAGAAATTTGCCAGAGAGCGTGTAAGCTGGCCATCAGAGAGAGCATCGAGAATGAGATCcgcagagaaagagagcggCAGACTAACCCATCAGCTATG GAGGTGGAAGAAGATGATCCTGTGCCAGAGATCAGAAAGGACCATTTTGAAGAAGCAATGCGATTTGCTCGCCGTTCAGTCAGTGACAACGACATTCGCAAATATGAGATGTTCgctcagacactgcagcagagccgTGGCTTTGGCAGCTTCAG GTTTCCTTCCAGTGCCACAGGTGGCAGTGGCACAAGCCATGGTTCAGGAGGAACTGGCACTGGCCCAGTGTTCAATACTGAAGATAATGACGACGACCTTTATGGATAA